One Ictalurus furcatus strain D&B chromosome 25, Billie_1.0, whole genome shotgun sequence DNA window includes the following coding sequences:
- the LOC128601496 gene encoding uncharacterized protein LOC128601496 isoform X2 — protein MITLFVALYSLFSLCTAGKTSDIKELHVKTVKRGENVTMECNMSKGKNKNNLAWYRQSFGKVPQYFVRYYGSNSYTFAEGFKDSRFSMTVNDQKFDLNIIVTREDDGGEYFCGEVEGNTLKFTSGTRLQFEGSNEGSKSSDGEGEEMKHCPTPGTVNINTDSVTGSNEGSKSSDGKGDNFWIIVLTTSIIISLIVNVVLLGVLYKNQRKGASSRNHQTPTNQADDEDVLNYAAVSFAKKPSSSRTSRDKSHEDVYAQVKIK, from the exons ATGATCACACTCTTTGTCGCGCtttactctcttttttctctctgcacagCTG GAAAAACTTCTGACATCAAGGAGCTTCATGTGAAAACAGTAAAGCGTGGAGAAAATGTAACTATGGAGTGTAACATGAGCAagggcaaaaacaaaaataatttagctTGGTACAGACAGAGTTTTGGAAAAGTGCCTCAGTATTTTGTAAGATATTACGGGTCTAATAGCTACACATTTGCAGAGGGATTTAAAGATAGCCGCTTCAGTATGACTGTAAATGACCAGAAGTTTGATCTCAACATTATCGTAACGAGAGAAGATGATGGAGGAGAATATTTCTGTGGAGAAGTGGAGGGAAATACACTAAAGTTCACATCTGGAACACGTCTGCAATTTGAAG GGTCCAATGAGGGTTCAAAGAGCAGTGATGGAGAAG GTGAAGAGATGAAACACTGTCCTACACCTGGAACGGTTAACATCAACACAGATTCTGTTACAGGGTCCAATGAGGGTTCAAAGAGCAGTGATGGAAAAG GAGAcaacttttggattattgtcctaACGACCTCCATTATAATATCTCTCATTGTAAACGTGGTTCTGCTTGgagttttatataaaaatcagagaaaag GTGCTTCATCAAGAAACCATCAAACTCCCACCAATCAG gctgatgatgaagatgtCTTGAACTATGCAGCTGTGAGTTTTGCTAAGAAACCTTCATCCTCCAGAACATCCAGAGACAAGAGCCATGAAGACGTTTATGcacaagttaaaataaaatag
- the LOC128601496 gene encoding uncharacterized protein LOC128601496 isoform X1, producing the protein MITLFVALYSLFSLCTAGKTSDIKELHVKTVKRGENVTMECNMSKGKNKNNLAWYRQSFGKVPQYFVRYYGSNSYTFAEGFKDSRFSMTVNDQKFDLNIIVTREDDGGEYFCGEVEGNTLKFTSGTRLQFEGEEMKHCPTPGTVNNNTDSVTGSNEGSKSSDGEGEEMKHCPTPGTVNINTDSVTGSNEGSKSSDGKGDNFWIIVLTTSIIISLIVNVVLLGVLYKNQRKGASSRNHQTPTNQADDEDVLNYAAVSFAKKPSSSRTSRDKSHEDVYAQVKIK; encoded by the exons ATGATCACACTCTTTGTCGCGCtttactctcttttttctctctgcacagCTG GAAAAACTTCTGACATCAAGGAGCTTCATGTGAAAACAGTAAAGCGTGGAGAAAATGTAACTATGGAGTGTAACATGAGCAagggcaaaaacaaaaataatttagctTGGTACAGACAGAGTTTTGGAAAAGTGCCTCAGTATTTTGTAAGATATTACGGGTCTAATAGCTACACATTTGCAGAGGGATTTAAAGATAGCCGCTTCAGTATGACTGTAAATGACCAGAAGTTTGATCTCAACATTATCGTAACGAGAGAAGATGATGGAGGAGAATATTTCTGTGGAGAAGTGGAGGGAAATACACTAAAGTTCACATCTGGAACACGTCTGCAATTTGAAG GTGAAGAGATGAAACACTGTCCTACACCTGGAACGGTTAACAACAACACAGATTCTGTTACAGGGTCCAATGAGGGTTCAAAGAGCAGTGATGGAGAAG GTGAAGAGATGAAACACTGTCCTACACCTGGAACGGTTAACATCAACACAGATTCTGTTACAGGGTCCAATGAGGGTTCAAAGAGCAGTGATGGAAAAG GAGAcaacttttggattattgtcctaACGACCTCCATTATAATATCTCTCATTGTAAACGTGGTTCTGCTTGgagttttatataaaaatcagagaaaag GTGCTTCATCAAGAAACCATCAAACTCCCACCAATCAG gctgatgatgaagatgtCTTGAACTATGCAGCTGTGAGTTTTGCTAAGAAACCTTCATCCTCCAGAACATCCAGAGACAAGAGCCATGAAGACGTTTATGcacaagttaaaataaaatag
- the LOC128601496 gene encoding uncharacterized protein LOC128601496 isoform X3 — MITLFVALYSLFSLCTAGKTSDIKELHVKTVKRGENVTMECNMSKGKNKNNLAWYRQSFGKVPQYFVRYYGSNSYTFAEGFKDSRFSMTVNDQKFDLNIIVTREDDGGEYFCGEVEGNTLKFTSGTRLQFEGEEMKHCPTPGTVNNNTDSVTGSNEGSKSSDGEGSNEGSKSSDGKGDNFWIIVLTTSIIISLIVNVVLLGVLYKNQRKGASSRNHQTPTNQADDEDVLNYAAVSFAKKPSSSRTSRDKSHEDVYAQVKIK, encoded by the exons ATGATCACACTCTTTGTCGCGCtttactctcttttttctctctgcacagCTG GAAAAACTTCTGACATCAAGGAGCTTCATGTGAAAACAGTAAAGCGTGGAGAAAATGTAACTATGGAGTGTAACATGAGCAagggcaaaaacaaaaataatttagctTGGTACAGACAGAGTTTTGGAAAAGTGCCTCAGTATTTTGTAAGATATTACGGGTCTAATAGCTACACATTTGCAGAGGGATTTAAAGATAGCCGCTTCAGTATGACTGTAAATGACCAGAAGTTTGATCTCAACATTATCGTAACGAGAGAAGATGATGGAGGAGAATATTTCTGTGGAGAAGTGGAGGGAAATACACTAAAGTTCACATCTGGAACACGTCTGCAATTTGAAG GTGAAGAGATGAAACACTGTCCTACACCTGGAACGGTTAACAACAACACAGATTCTGTTACAGGGTCCAATGAGGGTTCAAAGAGCAGTGATGGAGAAG GGTCCAATGAGGGTTCAAAGAGCAGTGATGGAAAAG GAGAcaacttttggattattgtcctaACGACCTCCATTATAATATCTCTCATTGTAAACGTGGTTCTGCTTGgagttttatataaaaatcagagaaaag GTGCTTCATCAAGAAACCATCAAACTCCCACCAATCAG gctgatgatgaagatgtCTTGAACTATGCAGCTGTGAGTTTTGCTAAGAAACCTTCATCCTCCAGAACATCCAGAGACAAGAGCCATGAAGACGTTTATGcacaagttaaaataaaatag
- the LOC128601501 gene encoding uncharacterized protein LOC128601501, whose protein sequence is MITLFVALYSLFSLCTAVKTSDIKELHMKTVKRGEDVTMECSMSKGKDKNNLAWYRQSFGKVPQYFVRYYGTNSYTFAEGFKHSHFSMTVNDQKFDLNIIGTREDDGGEYLCGEVEGNSIKFTSGTRLQFEGEEMKHCPTPGTVNINTDSVTGSNEGSKSSDGKGDNFWIIVLTTSIIISLIVIVFLLGVLYKNQRKGASSRNHQTPTNQADDEDVLNYAAVSFAKKPSSSRTSRDKSHEDVYAQVKIK, encoded by the exons ATGATCACACTCTTTGTCGCGCtttactctcttttttctctctgcacagCTG taaaaactTCTGACATCAAGGAGCTTCATATGAAAACAGTAAAGCGTGGAGAAGATGTAACTATGGAGTGTAGCATGAGCAAGggcaaagacaaaaataatttagCTTGGTACAGACAGAGTTTTGGAAAAGTGCCTCAGTATTTTGTAAGATATTACGGGACTAATAGCTACACATTTGCAGAGGGATTTAAACATAGCCACTTCAGTATGACTGTAAATGACCAGAAGTTTGATCTCAACATTATCGGAACGAGAGAAGATGATGGAGGAGAATATTTATGTGGAGAAGTGGAGGGAAATTCAATAAAGTTCACATCTGGAACACGTCTGCAATTTGAAG GTGAAGAGATGAAACACTGTCCTACACCTGGAACGGTTAACATCAACACAGATTCTGTTACAGGGTCCAATGAGGGTTCGAAGAGCAGTGATGGAAAAG GAGAcaacttttggattattgtcttaaCGACCTCCATTATAATATCTCTTATTGTAATCGTGTTTCTGCTTGgagttttatataaaaatcagagaaaag GTGCTTCATCAAGAAACCATCAAACTCCCACCAATCAG gctgatgatgaagatgtCTTGAACTATGCAGCTGTGAGTTTTGCTAAGAAACCTTCATCCTCCAGAACATCCAGAGACAAGAGCCATGAAGACGTTTATGcacaagttaaaataaaatag